One genomic window of Bradyrhizobium sp. B124 includes the following:
- a CDS encoding tyrosine-type recombinase/integrase has translation MLISSAVTDYLRYCTIERQLSTHSLEAYAADLNDFHRFLGADRSVSSIVSADLGAYLSDLLERRRLSISTARRRFACLRTFFRRTAALAQAADPFHGWRLELPRRKGLPRCLSRSEVRGVLSSLASTRGKVTSSIRPVLIGARLMIATGIRVGELCKIRISDIAPEGTRVRIRGKGARDRHVYVSDAVLQSELVQLLECRAKERSKVAHLFLNRLKRPMRPQSIRRALRRYSEVSSNRRRITPHMLRHTAATLLIERGVDIRFVQKLLGHSSISTTEIYTHVSDEALRASLERADVLANLVT, from the coding sequence ATGCTGATCAGCTCAGCAGTTACCGACTACTTGCGGTATTGTACGATCGAACGGCAGCTGTCCACGCACAGCCTCGAAGCCTATGCTGCGGATCTGAACGATTTTCATCGCTTCTTGGGTGCAGACCGTTCGGTGTCCTCAATAGTCAGTGCGGATCTCGGCGCTTACCTCTCCGATCTGTTGGAGCGTCGAAGGCTTTCGATTTCAACTGCGCGTCGACGCTTCGCTTGTCTGCGCACATTCTTTCGACGGACGGCCGCTTTGGCCCAGGCGGCAGATCCGTTTCATGGATGGCGTCTTGAACTTCCGCGCCGCAAGGGACTGCCCCGCTGTCTCTCGCGCTCAGAAGTTCGAGGCGTATTGTCAAGCTTGGCAAGCACACGCGGGAAGGTCACCAGTTCCATCAGGCCGGTTCTAATCGGGGCTCGCCTAATGATTGCAACCGGCATAAGAGTGGGTGAGCTTTGCAAGATACGCATTTCTGATATCGCCCCAGAAGGAACGCGCGTTAGGATTCGCGGCAAGGGAGCGAGAGACCGGCATGTTTATGTCTCCGATGCGGTGCTTCAGTCTGAGCTCGTGCAGCTGCTGGAGTGTCGCGCGAAAGAGCGGAGCAAGGTTGCGCATCTGTTTTTGAATCGACTTAAGCGGCCGATGAGACCCCAATCGATTCGAAGAGCGCTTCGTCGTTATTCTGAAGTATCAAGCAACAGACGTCGTATCACGCCGCACATGTTACGCCATACGGCCGCAACTCTATTGATCGAGCGTGGCGTTGATATTCGGTTCGTTCAAAAGCTACTTGGACATTCGAGCATATCGACGACCGAAATTTATACCCATGTGTCAGATGAAGCGTTAAGAGCTAGTTTGGAAAGGGCTGATGTGCTGGCCAATCTGGTAACATAG
- a CDS encoding type II toxin-antitoxin system HipA family toxin: MARPRANEPLNVFVNGRQAGVLNRESSGAIDFRYDPAWLAWQSTFPISLSLPLREDRYIGAVVTSVFDNLLPDSEQIRRRVAERVGANGTDAYSMLSSLGHDCVGALQFLPEGIDPGPAGKTDGTYVSDEDIGKLIQNLATAPLGLGEDEDFRISLAGAQEKTALLRRSGKWYKPSGTTATTHILKPQIGRLPNGVDLSNSVENEYFCLKLIKALGIPAANAEIADFGGRRTLIVERFDRRWTQDKRLLRLPQEDCCQALSVPPTRKYQSDGGPGMKEIFDLLKGSDSPAEDIAVFMRAGIVFWLIGATDAHGKNFSVFLYPGGRFRLTPLYDVLSAQPSLDAKQIQPKAFKLAMSVGKSRHYTVNEVLPRHFVQTAEMSGVGIAVVRTIFDDLTATFEANFEEVVKALPTGFPRKLTESIRIAALHRIKLINEAN, from the coding sequence ATGGCCCGTCCGCGAGCCAATGAGCCGTTGAACGTGTTCGTGAACGGACGCCAGGCAGGGGTACTCAACCGCGAGTCCAGCGGGGCTATCGATTTCCGATACGATCCAGCCTGGCTCGCCTGGCAATCGACTTTCCCGATTTCGCTGTCATTGCCGCTTCGTGAAGATCGGTACATCGGCGCAGTGGTGACCAGTGTCTTCGACAATCTATTGCCGGATAGCGAGCAAATACGCAGGCGTGTTGCGGAGCGCGTCGGAGCCAATGGTACCGACGCCTACAGCATGCTTTCGTCCCTCGGCCACGACTGCGTTGGCGCGCTCCAATTCTTGCCGGAAGGCATCGATCCGGGCCCGGCCGGAAAGACCGATGGCACATATGTGAGCGATGAGGACATTGGCAAACTCATTCAAAACCTGGCCACAGCGCCGCTTGGCCTCGGCGAGGACGAGGATTTTCGTATCTCGCTGGCTGGCGCTCAAGAAAAGACGGCTCTGCTGCGCCGAAGCGGCAAATGGTACAAACCGTCCGGGACAACGGCGACAACCCATATTCTGAAGCCACAGATCGGTCGCTTACCAAATGGGGTTGATCTCTCAAACAGCGTCGAGAACGAGTATTTCTGTCTCAAGCTGATCAAGGCGCTTGGCATACCGGCTGCCAATGCAGAGATTGCCGACTTCGGCGGCCGGCGCACACTCATCGTCGAGCGCTTTGACCGCCGCTGGACTCAGGACAAACGTTTGCTCCGGCTTCCGCAAGAAGACTGCTGCCAAGCGCTTTCCGTCCCGCCGACGCGAAAATATCAATCCGACGGCGGTCCCGGCATGAAGGAAATCTTTGATCTGCTAAAAGGCAGCGATTCTCCCGCTGAAGATATCGCGGTCTTCATGCGCGCGGGGATCGTATTTTGGCTGATCGGCGCGACGGATGCCCACGGCAAAAACTTCAGCGTCTTCCTCTATCCCGGCGGACGTTTCCGTCTCACGCCCCTTTATGACGTGTTGAGTGCGCAGCCGAGCCTCGATGCAAAGCAAATCCAACCCAAGGCATTCAAACTCGCCATGTCGGTCGGCAAGAGCCGCCACTATACCGTAAATGAGGTGCTGCCGCGGCACTTCGTCCAGACGGCAGAAATGTCGGGCGTCGGGATCGCCGTCGTGCGCACGATTTTTGATGATTTAACCGCGACATTCGAGGCGAACTTCGAGGAGGTCGTCAAAGCTCTGCCTACAGGCTTCCCGAGAAAACTCACGGAGTCGATCCGGATCGCGGCTCTGCATCGCATCAAACTCATCAACGAAGCGAACTAG
- a CDS encoding helix-turn-helix domain-containing protein, giving the protein MTQIARTEKQLGAILRRARKKAGLTQSDLGKVIHLRQATVSRLEGGAPAIQLHTVMEALAALDLELVVRPRSKASAADIEDIF; this is encoded by the coding sequence ATGACCCAAATCGCACGAACAGAAAAGCAGCTCGGCGCCATCCTGCGCCGGGCTCGCAAAAAGGCCGGGCTGACGCAATCCGATCTCGGGAAAGTCATACATCTGCGCCAAGCGACGGTGTCCCGGCTCGAAGGAGGGGCACCGGCCATTCAACTGCACACCGTCATGGAAGCATTGGCCGCGCTTGATCTTGAGCTGGTCGTTCGCCCGCGGAGCAAAGCCAGTGCAGCCGATATCGAGGACATCTTCTGA
- the sfnG gene encoding dimethylsulfone monooxygenase SfnG — translation MTASHDQIKFAYWVPNVSGGLVISKIEQRTGWDIDYNRRLAQIAEASGFDYALSQIRFTAGYGAELQHEPVAFSHALLAATKKLKVIAALLPGPWNPAVAAKQIATISQLTEGRVAVNIVSGWFRGEFTAIGEPWLDHDERYRRSEEFIRALRGIWTQDNFSFRGDFYRFSDYTLKPKPAHSLPEIFQGGSSRAARDMAARVSDWYFTNGNSVEEIRRQVEDIRAKARANNHSVKIGVNAFAIARESEAEARAVLDEIIVKADPEAVNAFAHEVKNAGKASPEGQGNWAKSSFEDLVQYNDGFKTNLIGTPEQVAERIVALKEVGVDLVLLGFLHFQEEVEYFGRRVIPLVRALEARAAAHAQAAE, via the coding sequence ATGACCGCCAGCCATGATCAGATCAAGTTCGCCTATTGGGTGCCCAACGTCTCCGGCGGGCTCGTCATCAGCAAGATCGAACAGCGAACCGGTTGGGACATCGACTACAACCGCCGCCTGGCGCAGATCGCGGAGGCGAGCGGCTTCGACTATGCACTGAGCCAGATCCGCTTCACCGCCGGCTACGGCGCCGAACTCCAGCATGAGCCGGTCGCCTTCAGCCACGCCTTGCTCGCGGCGACCAAGAAACTGAAGGTGATCGCGGCGCTGCTGCCCGGGCCATGGAATCCGGCGGTGGCGGCCAAGCAGATCGCGACCATCAGCCAGCTCACCGAAGGCCGCGTCGCCGTCAACATCGTCAGCGGCTGGTTCCGCGGCGAGTTCACCGCGATCGGCGAGCCCTGGCTCGACCACGACGAGCGCTACCGCCGCTCGGAGGAATTCATCCGCGCGCTGCGCGGGATCTGGACGCAGGACAATTTTAGCTTCCGTGGCGATTTCTACCGCTTCTCGGATTACACGCTGAAGCCGAAGCCGGCCCATTCATTGCCCGAGATATTCCAGGGAGGCAGCTCGCGAGCGGCGCGCGACATGGCCGCGCGGGTATCGGACTGGTACTTCACCAACGGCAATTCGGTCGAGGAGATCAGGCGGCAGGTCGAGGACATCCGCGCCAAGGCGCGCGCCAACAATCATTCCGTCAAGATCGGTGTCAACGCCTTTGCGATCGCGCGCGAGAGCGAGGCCGAGGCGCGTGCGGTGCTCGACGAGATCATCGTCAAGGCCGATCCGGAGGCGGTCAATGCCTTCGCGCATGAGGTGAAGAATGCCGGCAAGGCCTCGCCGGAAGGCCAGGGCAATTGGGCGAAATCGAGCTTCGAGGATCTCGTCCAGTACAATGACGGCTTCAAGACCAATCTGATCGGCACGCCCGAGCAGGTCGCCGAGCGCATCGTCGCGCTGAAGGAGGTCGGCGTCGATCTCGTGCTGCTCGGCTTCCTGCACTTCCAGGAAGAGGTCGAGTATTTCGGCCGCCGCGTCATTCCGCTGGTCCGTGCGCTGGAGGCGCGGGCCGCGGCGCACGCCCAGGCTGCCGAGTGA
- a CDS encoding ABC transporter ATP-binding protein, whose amino-acid sequence MTAVATNAGVLALEAAPGEGKARATAIADAPTRVLAQAGDRAARPVLALSEISLTFGGVAALRDVDLEVAPGEIRAVIGPNGAGKSSLLNVISGLYRPDRGRVWLGERAFVQVPTAHLAAHGVARTFQNLAIFKGLSVFDNVLMGLAHRVCAGFLRQLIGSPLARRIEAENRAAAEDVIGFLHLGDVRKRAAGTLPYGLQKRVELARALVARPTLLLLDEPFAGVSLSEKRELSEHVRNARDSYGATIVLIEHDIAVVMGLSDRIAVLDNGGKIADGTPDEVRSDQAVIDAYLGVAHHDVTELAV is encoded by the coding sequence GTGACCGCGGTGGCGACGAATGCCGGTGTCCTTGCGCTGGAGGCCGCTCCGGGGGAAGGGAAGGCGCGTGCAACGGCGATTGCCGATGCCCCCACACGGGTGCTCGCGCAGGCCGGCGATCGCGCGGCACGGCCGGTGCTGGCGCTGAGCGAGATCTCGCTCACATTCGGCGGCGTCGCGGCGCTGCGCGACGTCGATCTGGAGGTCGCACCGGGCGAAATCCGCGCGGTGATCGGCCCCAATGGCGCCGGCAAGAGCTCGCTGCTCAACGTCATCAGCGGGCTCTACCGTCCCGATCGCGGCCGGGTCTGGCTCGGCGAGCGCGCGTTTGTCCAGGTGCCGACGGCGCATCTCGCCGCGCATGGTGTCGCGCGCACGTTCCAGAATCTTGCGATCTTCAAGGGGCTGTCGGTGTTCGACAATGTCCTGATGGGCCTCGCGCACCGCGTCTGCGCCGGTTTCCTGCGCCAGCTCATCGGCTCGCCGCTGGCGCGCCGGATCGAGGCGGAGAACCGCGCCGCCGCCGAGGATGTCATTGGCTTCCTGCACCTCGGCGACGTCCGTAAGCGCGCCGCCGGAACCTTGCCCTACGGCTTGCAGAAGCGGGTCGAGCTGGCGCGGGCGCTGGTCGCGCGGCCGACCTTGTTGTTGCTCGACGAGCCGTTCGCGGGCGTCTCCTTGAGCGAGAAGCGCGAACTGTCCGAGCATGTGCGCAATGCGCGCGACAGCTATGGCGCCACCATCGTGCTGATCGAGCACGACATCGCCGTGGTGATGGGATTGTCGGACCGCATCGCGGTGCTCGACAACGGCGGCAAGATCGCCGACGGCACGCCCGACGAGGTGAGGTCCGACCAGGCGGTGATCGACGCCTATCTCGGTGTTGCGCATCACGACGTCACGGAGCTCGCGGTCTGA
- a CDS encoding branched-chain amino acid ABC transporter permease, giving the protein MFDYQFLLEVLVGGLLSGVMYSLVAIGFVLIYKTSGVLNFAQGAMLLFAALTFVSLVERGLSFPLAFLITLAIMVVLGVTVERTVLRPLVNQPPITLFMATLGLSYVIEGAAQLLWGTQVHGLDIGISDVPLDIAGVFISRFDLFAAAVAGSLVALFALFFRYTRTGLSFRAVADDPFAALAVGLRLPRVWASVWTASGIVALVAGLLWGARLGVQFSLSLVVLKALPVLVLGGFDSIAGAIVGGLLIGAIEKLAEVYVGPLFGGGIEAWAAYVVALVLLLVRPSGLFGQKLVERV; this is encoded by the coding sequence ATGTTCGATTATCAGTTTCTGCTCGAGGTGCTGGTCGGCGGCCTGCTGTCGGGGGTGATGTACTCGCTGGTCGCGATCGGCTTCGTGCTGATCTACAAGACCTCGGGCGTGCTCAACTTCGCGCAAGGCGCGATGCTGCTGTTCGCCGCGCTGACCTTCGTCAGCCTGGTCGAGCGCGGCCTCTCGTTTCCGCTCGCGTTCCTGATCACCCTGGCGATCATGGTGGTGCTCGGCGTGACCGTCGAGCGCACGGTGCTGCGGCCGCTGGTCAACCAGCCGCCGATCACCCTGTTCATGGCAACCCTCGGGCTGTCCTACGTGATCGAGGGCGCCGCGCAGCTGTTGTGGGGCACCCAGGTTCACGGCCTCGACATCGGGATCAGCGACGTGCCGCTCGACATCGCCGGCGTCTTCATTAGCCGCTTCGATCTGTTCGCCGCCGCGGTCGCGGGAAGCCTGGTGGCGCTGTTCGCGCTGTTCTTCCGTTACACGCGGACCGGGCTCTCGTTTCGCGCCGTCGCCGACGATCCGTTCGCGGCGCTCGCCGTCGGCCTGCGCCTGCCGCGGGTCTGGGCCAGTGTGTGGACGGCGTCCGGCATCGTCGCGCTGGTCGCCGGGCTGTTGTGGGGCGCACGTCTCGGCGTGCAGTTCTCGCTGTCGCTCGTGGTGCTGAAGGCGCTGCCGGTGCTGGTGCTCGGCGGCTTCGATTCGATCGCCGGCGCGATCGTCGGCGGTCTTTTGATCGGCGCCATCGAGAAGCTCGCGGAAGTCTATGTCGGGCCGCTGTTCGGCGGCGGCATCGAGGCCTGGGCCGCTTATGTCGTGGCGCTGGTGCTGCTGCTGGTGCGGCCGTCGGGGCTGTTCGGGCAGAAGCTGGTCGAGAGGGTCTAG
- a CDS encoding branched-chain amino acid ABC transporter permease, translating into MSAATSTAQHGGVETIAIAVAAVIAFGVIPFFGSDYLLDAMLTPFLALALAAVGLNVLTGYAGQVSLGSAAFLAVGAYATYNLHLRLPELPLLVDLVLAGLIAAAIGIVFGLPSLRLRGFYLAVSTLAAQFFVQWALTKFGWFSNDNPSGVIDAPVLSVAGFTFTSPAGRYVFSLSVVTAATFLTLRLLRSQSGRNFVAVRDHELAAKVIGVPLLRTKLLAFGVSSFLIGIAGVLWAFAYLRTVEPAGFNLDRSFQILFIIIIGGLASLRGAFLGAAFIVVFPLILSRAGAALLGGVFDSGVLEMSQRIVVGALIIAFLIAEPRGLIALWDRLWTVLTRRAAARTI; encoded by the coding sequence ATGAGCGCAGCAACCTCGACAGCACAGCACGGCGGCGTAGAGACCATCGCAATTGCCGTCGCAGCCGTGATCGCCTTTGGCGTGATCCCGTTCTTTGGCTCCGACTATCTGCTAGATGCGATGCTGACGCCGTTTCTCGCGCTGGCGCTCGCCGCGGTCGGGCTCAACGTTCTCACCGGCTATGCCGGCCAGGTGTCGCTGGGCTCCGCCGCGTTCCTCGCGGTCGGCGCCTATGCCACCTACAATCTTCACCTCCGGCTGCCGGAGTTGCCACTGCTCGTCGATCTGGTGCTCGCCGGCCTGATCGCGGCCGCGATCGGCATTGTGTTCGGGCTGCCGAGCCTGCGGCTGCGCGGGTTCTACCTCGCGGTCTCGACCCTGGCCGCGCAGTTCTTCGTGCAATGGGCGCTGACCAAGTTCGGCTGGTTCTCCAACGACAATCCGTCCGGCGTGATCGATGCGCCGGTGCTCAGCGTGGCCGGTTTCACGTTCACCAGCCCGGCCGGACGCTACGTGTTCTCGCTGAGTGTCGTGACGGCAGCGACGTTCCTGACGCTGCGGCTGCTGCGCTCGCAGAGCGGCCGCAACTTCGTCGCGGTGCGCGATCATGAGCTCGCTGCCAAGGTGATCGGCGTACCGCTGTTGCGCACCAAGCTGCTCGCGTTCGGCGTCTCCTCGTTCCTGATCGGCATTGCCGGGGTGTTGTGGGCCTTCGCCTATCTGCGCACGGTCGAGCCGGCCGGCTTCAATCTCGATCGCTCGTTCCAGATACTGTTCATCATCATCATCGGTGGATTGGCCTCGCTGCGCGGCGCCTTTCTCGGCGCCGCCTTCATTGTGGTGTTTCCGCTGATCCTGTCACGCGCCGGCGCTGCCCTGCTCGGTGGCGTGTTCGATTCGGGCGTGCTGGAGATGAGCCAGCGCATCGTCGTCGGCGCGCTGATCATCGCATTCCTGATTGCCGAACCGCGCGGCCTGATCGCGCTGTGGGACCGGCTCTGGACGGTTCTCACGCGGCGAGCCGCTGCTCGCACCATATGA
- a CDS encoding ABC transporter substrate-binding protein yields the protein MIKSRVLRFAFAAAVASVLAGLPAARADEQFFPLQSYRVGPYAAGGTGFFGGFIDYLNLINIRDGGINGVKLTWDEGETQYEVERGVEVYERLKGRPAVAAWNPLSVGIAYAMIDRITKDKVPLITINHGRTDSTDGRVFPYVFPLLLNPYSETSGIVNYIASREGGVDKLKGKKLVVLYHGSPYGKETIPIYKLLADKYQFSLEQIEVPHPGNEQQSQWLSIRRAKPDYVVLRGWGVMNPVALKTAQKVGFPADHIIGNVWSNSEEDVIPAGDAAKGYIAITTQASGEQYPVLQEVIKTVYGAGKGNLDDKKRIGSVYHNLGIVNGILNVEAIRIAQAKFGKRTLTGDEVRWGFEHLQLDPARVEALGAKDLFHSINVTWDNHEGDGRVTFQQWDGGKWKVVSGWIAPDWAFLRPIIEKPAAAYAKEHGIKVRTSGDDPVSN from the coding sequence ATGATTAAATCGAGAGTTCTGAGATTTGCTTTCGCCGCGGCGGTTGCCTCGGTGCTGGCCGGGCTACCTGCGGCCCGTGCCGACGAACAGTTCTTTCCCCTGCAAAGCTACCGGGTCGGCCCCTATGCGGCCGGTGGCACCGGCTTCTTTGGCGGGTTCATCGACTATCTCAATTTGATCAACATCCGCGATGGCGGCATCAACGGCGTCAAGCTGACCTGGGACGAGGGCGAGACCCAGTACGAGGTCGAGCGCGGCGTCGAGGTCTATGAACGGCTGAAGGGAAGGCCCGCCGTCGCCGCCTGGAATCCGCTGTCGGTCGGCATCGCCTACGCCATGATCGATCGCATCACCAAGGACAAGGTGCCGCTGATCACCATCAATCACGGCCGAACTGACTCGACCGACGGCCGCGTGTTTCCCTACGTCTTCCCGCTGCTGCTCAATCCCTACAGCGAAACCTCGGGAATCGTGAATTACATCGCGAGCCGGGAGGGCGGGGTCGACAAGCTGAAGGGTAAGAAGCTGGTCGTGCTCTATCACGGCTCGCCCTACGGCAAGGAAACGATCCCGATCTACAAGCTGTTGGCCGACAAATATCAGTTCAGCCTCGAGCAGATCGAGGTGCCGCATCCCGGCAACGAGCAGCAGTCGCAATGGCTGTCGATTAGGCGGGCGAAGCCCGATTACGTGGTGCTGCGCGGCTGGGGCGTGATGAACCCGGTGGCGCTGAAGACCGCGCAGAAGGTCGGATTTCCCGCCGACCACATCATCGGCAACGTCTGGTCCAATTCCGAGGAAGACGTGATCCCGGCCGGCGACGCCGCCAAGGGCTATATCGCGATCACCACGCAGGCCTCCGGCGAGCAATATCCGGTGCTGCAGGAGGTGATCAAGACGGTCTACGGCGCCGGCAAGGGCAATCTCGACGACAAGAAGCGGATCGGCAGCGTCTACCACAATCTGGGAATCGTGAACGGCATCCTCAATGTCGAGGCGATCCGGATCGCGCAGGCAAAGTTCGGCAAGCGCACTTTGACCGGTGACGAGGTGCGCTGGGGCTTCGAGCATTTGCAGCTCGATCCGGCGCGGGTCGAGGCGCTCGGCGCCAAGGATCTGTTCCATTCGATCAACGTCACCTGGGACAATCACGAAGGCGACGGCCGCGTCACGTTCCAGCAGTGGGATGGCGGCAAGTGGAAGGTGGTCTCGGGCTGGATCGCGCCGGACTGGGCCTTCCTGCGCCCGATCATCGAGAAGCCCGCGGCCGCCTATGCCAAGGAGCATGGCATCAAGGTGCGGACCTCCGGTGACGATCCGGTCAGCAACTGA
- a CDS encoding ABC transporter ATP-binding protein yields the protein MSETLLAVERLAATYNHAIAAVRDVSIAVRRGEIVAVLGANGAGKSTTLQAVSALLSARRGQITAGRIVFDGRNIAGTSAATLVRAGLVPVLEGRHCFASLTVEENLITGAMGRDARRAEISADLDRIYALFPHLKKHRRSLAGLTSGGEQQMTAIGRALMSRPRLLVLDEPSMGLAPLVVEGIFRALKQLNSEQGLSILVAEQNSTVALRFSDYAVVLENGRSVLAGAATELRQRADIKTHYLGGSSQGDHSQTQPTEAVA from the coding sequence ATGAGTGAAACCCTGCTCGCGGTCGAGCGACTGGCCGCAACCTATAATCACGCGATCGCGGCGGTCCGCGACGTGTCGATCGCCGTGCGACGCGGTGAGATCGTGGCCGTGCTCGGCGCCAACGGCGCCGGCAAATCGACCACGCTGCAGGCGGTCTCGGCGCTGCTTTCCGCCCGGCGCGGCCAGATCACCGCGGGCCGCATCGTCTTCGACGGCCGCAACATTGCGGGCACATCGGCGGCGACGCTGGTGCGCGCCGGCCTCGTGCCGGTACTCGAGGGGCGGCATTGCTTCGCCTCGCTGACGGTGGAAGAAAATCTCATCACCGGCGCGATGGGGCGCGATGCGCGGCGGGCGGAGATATCAGCCGACCTCGACCGCATCTACGCGCTGTTCCCGCACCTGAAGAAGCATCGCCGCTCGCTGGCCGGACTGACCTCGGGCGGCGAACAGCAGATGACGGCGATCGGCCGGGCCTTGATGTCGCGTCCGCGGCTGCTGGTGCTGGATGAGCCATCGATGGGTCTCGCGCCGCTGGTCGTCGAGGGAATTTTTCGCGCGCTCAAGCAGCTCAACAGCGAGCAAGGGCTGTCGATCCTGGTCGCCGAGCAGAATTCGACGGTGGCGCTGCGCTTTTCCGATTACGCGGTGGTGCTCGAGAACGGGCGCAGCGTGCTGGCCGGCGCGGCCACTGAGCTGCGCCAGCGCGCCGACATCAAGACACATTATCTCGGCGGATCGTCGCAGGGCGATCACAGCCAGACGCAGCCGACAGAGGCTGTCGCATGA
- a CDS encoding acyl-CoA dehydrogenase family protein, whose amino-acid sequence MAKDNLAHKIDDDVYARLDAAIDATVKVNADRNDRESRFPRENLRALADAGWTGVLNEPQFGGLGFSHLDFAEAAYRIGQADASTGLVYVMHVGAAQTINLFGNTDQKERWLKASNGSLLGTYSTSERATGGHWWYNLSEASRDGDDYRVNAEKSFTTSSGQADYYVVQTRTPDAKDQADIIFFIVDGKAEGIESRPWDALGVRANHSGPIRYSNVLVPQRDRLGAEGQGKEIIYDGVSPVYLIGLGAVWEGVARGALNAAVAHTTSFVHKDRNKSLSDYQAIRQELGAAKVLVETLRPWRNELAAKLDALWRTGKPQSEILIPLTEFKVHAAEVANKVAATALTVTGGYGYHRGPIERAYRDARAAIAMGPSNVIARDWIGKALVGLPLELFYEGGE is encoded by the coding sequence ATGGCCAAAGACAATCTCGCACACAAGATCGACGACGACGTATATGCCAGGCTCGATGCCGCCATCGACGCGACGGTGAAAGTGAATGCCGACCGCAACGACCGCGAGAGCCGCTTTCCGCGCGAGAATCTGCGCGCGCTTGCCGATGCCGGCTGGACCGGTGTGCTGAACGAGCCTCAGTTCGGCGGGCTCGGCTTCAGCCATCTGGATTTTGCCGAGGCTGCCTACCGGATCGGGCAGGCCGATGCATCCACCGGCCTCGTCTATGTCATGCATGTCGGCGCGGCGCAGACCATCAACCTGTTCGGCAACACCGATCAGAAGGAGCGCTGGCTGAAGGCCAGTAACGGCAGCCTGCTCGGCACTTATTCGACCAGCGAGCGCGCCACCGGCGGTCACTGGTGGTACAATCTGTCGGAAGCGTCGCGTGACGGTGACGACTATCGCGTCAATGCGGAGAAGTCGTTCACGACGAGCTCGGGCCAGGCGGATTATTATGTGGTGCAGACGCGCACGCCTGATGCCAAGGACCAGGCCGACATCATCTTCTTCATCGTCGACGGCAAGGCCGAGGGCATCGAGTCCCGCCCGTGGGATGCGCTCGGCGTGCGCGCCAACCATTCCGGCCCGATCCGCTACAGCAATGTGCTTGTGCCGCAACGCGACCGGCTCGGCGCCGAAGGGCAGGGCAAGGAGATCATCTATGACGGCGTATCGCCGGTCTATCTGATCGGACTCGGCGCGGTCTGGGAAGGCGTCGCGCGCGGCGCGCTGAACGCGGCGGTCGCCCACACCACGAGCTTCGTTCACAAGGACAGGAACAAGAGCCTGTCCGACTATCAGGCGATCCGCCAGGAGCTCGGCGCCGCCAAGGTGCTGGTCGAGACGCTGCGACCGTGGCGCAATGAGCTCGCGGCCAAGCTCGACGCGCTCTGGCGCACCGGCAAGCCGCAAAGCGAAATCCTGATTCCGTTGACTGAGTTCAAGGTGCACGCCGCTGAGGTCGCCAACAAGGTCGCGGCGACGGCGCTGACGGTGACGGGCGGGTATGGCTATCACCGCGGCCCGATCGAGCGTGCCTATCGCGACGCGCGCGCGGCGATCGCGATGGGGCCGTCCAACGTCATCGCGCGCGACTGGATCGGCAAGGCGCTGGTCGGCCTGCCGCTGGAACTGTTCTACGAGGGCGGAGAGTAA